The nucleotide sequence TCAAGTTATTTATGTGTCATGTGGATAAAGCTGCGTTGGCAGGCACTGCGGCGTTAGAATACATTGAGTGGGGTGAGAAACAAGGGTATCATCAGAGACCGAGTTGCCGGGGACGGGCAAGATGGTGGGATTTGGGGCAATGGAACTATCCTGATATGCTATGGTCAGATGCCTACAATGTCCGATTTGGATGCTTTGAAAATGCGGGCGATTATTTTGCTGACAAAAGGTTTTTCGTTATAGAATTCAATGAGAAAAATTCGGCAACCTATGCTTATTTAAACAGTACTATCATTCCGCTATTGATTGAAACAGAAGGCATCGCGAATTTAGGTGAAGGCGTTATTTATACAAATGTCTATTGGTTAAAGACGCTCCCCATATTGGAAGAAAGCCACATCGCAAAAGAGATTCACCAATGCTATGAAAACATAAAAACGCGTGAAATTCTTCCTATCTTTGATGAGATCCACCAACCCGACCGTCTTGCACTTGACGCAATCATCTTTGATACCCTTAGACTTACCCAAGGCGAGCGAGATGGTGTGTATGCAGCGGTTGTTAATTTAGTGGAATCTCGGTTACGGAAGGCGCGGAGTTTGAAGGGGAAAGGATAGGTTGTCTGAATCGCGGATTAGGCGGATTACACAGATTTCGCGGATTATGCTCCAGCGGAGCGGCATTTCTATAATATGTGGACATTTCCAATTTTCCGTTCCAACGGAGCGGTATATGGCTTTTTGAAAACTCACTAACAGTGTGGTATAATTTAAAAAATAGGCACGTTTAATTGGACATCACCGCTTACTGTACCGTTGTTTGATCTGATTTGAACTAGCATGAGAGAATCTTATAGTCTATATTATGGAGGCTTTTGTGGCACAAATAAATCTGGTTTTTACTTGGGAATTGGAATCGTTTAGTGAAATTGCAAAACAGCCCAATTTACTCAGATTACGCAATGAATTTAAAATGAGAGGGCATTTGCTTTCTCAGAGTTTATTGATTTGGGAAAAAGTCGGAGTAGCCGGGAGTTGGTTATTGGCAGACTTTAGAAATAAGAAAATTTATCATATTGACAAAAGAAACGACCCGGAAATGGAAGTATCGGAAGCATCCTGGGATCCGAAAAATCTGATATCTCGTTTTGCACAAGAGGTTCGTGGAACCCATGAGGGATTTATTGACTGGCTAAAACTGTTCAATCTGGCCAAGTCTGACCTAGAACAATTGAAGCGCACCGATTTATTGGAAAGAAGACTCGCCCTTGAAATTACACATGATGATTTGTTAGCAGCTTACGAACTATTACGAGAGATTCTCACATCTCCGCGCGGATGGCTTGTTGGTTTATCAAAAGACAATATTCAAGAAATCAGGGAATGCTTAGGGAAATGGTATGAAATGGAAGAGACAATTCACGGTATTAGTTTATCCACCTCTAAAGAGAGACATACGGAAATTTCACAGCAAATTTTTCAATTCTGTGATGAGGTTAAGCAACGACTAGGGCAAGTTGTAACTCATTTAAAATCAAAGAAATTAGAACAACTGGAAACCCAAGTGAATGCAACTGTTGATGAGGTTGTGGAAGATCTCAAAACGGAGAAGGAGCTCTTACAAAAGCAACGTGAAGAGGCAGAACAGAATGAATCTACAAGACAAAAAGAGTTTGCTGAACTTAAAGAAAAGGTAAATGAAGAACTCCTACAAAAAAAGGTTTCCCAACATAAAGTGATTTTTGCTGAGCAAACCCAAAGACATCAAAGGGCAGCGTGGGGATGGCTTTTTATGTCAAGTTTATTGGTTATTGGACTTGTAGTCGGAATCATTTCTTTTGGGTTGCTTGATATTTTAAAACTTGAAGGGAGCGCGTGGACAGTAGTGTTGCAAAATATTTTTAAAAAAGGATCTGTGCTTACCTTGTTTTACTTTGCCCTTAATCGTTCACTTAGGAATTACACTGCTCAGAAACATTTAGAAATTGTGAATCGACATCGCCAAAATGCCCTTGAAACCTTTGATGAGTTTAGAGATGCCTCAAAAGATAATCCGGAAACACATGACGCTGTGTTGTTAGCGGCAACGAACGCTATTTTTGATGCAAATCAGAGTGGTTACTTATCAACGAAAACGAAAGGCACCGAAAGCGTGAATCCAATTCAACAAGTATTTGGGGCAACGCGCAGCTCATCAACAAGGTCTGAAGATTAATTGGGTTTGTCACATACCGCTTCGCTGGAGCGGGGGTTGGGGATCCATCGTTTTCTACAGACATATCGCTCCGCTGGAGCGAAAGCGTGAAAAACCGATAATGATTCAGAACAATCAAGAGTTTGAAGCAACGCTCACGCGCATCAGGCACTTTCAAAAACAGGTTGAAAACTCCAAAAGATTGAAACCAATCCGTAAAATTATCGACTCTCCGCGGGTGGATTTCTTGCTGAAATTGATCGGATGAATCTGGATATGAGAGAATATCTCTCAATTCATCCGAGCGAATTGAGAGAAGAAATTGCTGAAAGCAGTACGTAAAAATAAGCAGGATCAATCCGCGTCATCCGTTTAATCCGTGAAAATCCGTGATTCAGACGATTGCAAAACTTCATGCTCAAAAGAAGTTGCCATAATGGAAAACGCCAATACGAATGGTAACCTGAGAGCAAAGGCTGCCAAAATGTGGTGGATGATATCTGAACAGTTATTGGCCAGAGGCAAGCTCAGGCGGACCCTCATCTGAGAGATCCCAAAATAGACGATTAGTTCAATGGGCGTTCCAACAAAGTAACTTCCTGCTGATGCTGAAACAAATCAATGGTGGTTTTGATAACGCCATAAAGGACTATATCCGATTTGGAAAAAGAGATTGATAAACGTGTGTATGCCTTGTATAATTTAACACAAGAACAGATTGCTACTGTAGAAGAGGAAAAATGATGCTACAATCGAATCTAAATCACCTTGCCTCCAATGCTGCTTCAATCCCGCTTAATAGCTATATAAGCCCGCGTAATCGGAATGATGTTGCGGTGAATGACCCTAAATATATAAGCATGTTCAATAAAGATAATATTGGAGTGAATGAGGCTAGTATTTATAACTACCGTGGTATTGATTGCTGCGAAAAGGGCAAATTTGACGAAGGGATTGAACATTTTAACACGGTGATTGCACTGGTTCCGAAATTTGCTGGTGCCTATTACAATAGAGGCACTGCTTACGCCCAGAAAGGCGATTTTGATAACGCCATAACAGACTATACGAAAGCAATAGACCTCAAATCTGATTATGTCGCTGCTTATATCAATCGGGGAAATGCTTACGACAAGAAAGGCGATTTTGATAAGGCTATTGAAGACCATACCAAAGCGATACACCTCAACCCCGATGATGCCAATGTTTATTACAATAGGGGAATTGCTTACGCCGACAAAGGCGATTTTGATGCTGCTATAGGTGACTTTACTAAGGTGATACACCTCAACCCCAATGATACCTATGCCTATTGCAATAGAGGCACTGTTTACAGTAGGAACGACGAATTTGACCTTGCTCTTGAAGACTTTAACACGGCAATAGGTCTAGATCCAAAGTTTGCTGCTGCATACTTCCAGCGTGGAATCGCTCATGACAGTAAAGGTGAGAGTGAGAAAGCCCTTGAAGACTATAACACGGCTATAAAACTCGAACCCAATTTCGCCCCTAGTTACAATCTTCGCGGTTTATATTATTCTGCGAAAGGTGAGTACAAGCAAGCGATTAAGGACTTCAGTAGAACTATAGAATTGAAAGAAGACCTTAGTGGGATCGGTGCCTTGGGTTTTGAAATTGTTGTCTTTGCCTACATGGCCTATTGTGTCCGTGGGATGATTTACCATAGCAAAGGTGAAATTGACCTAGCTATTACTGATTTTACCAAGGCAATAGAACTATATCCAAAGTTTGCGGAGGTCTACGTCAGGCGCGGGATAGAACTAAATCCAAAATTGGAGGAGGTTTATGTCAGTCGTGGGATGGCTTATACGAAAAAAGGCGAGTTTGAACGTGCTATCGTGGACTATGCCGAAGCCATAGCACTCAAACCCGATGATGCCGATGCCTATTACAGACGTAGCAAGGTTTGGTTGCATCTCGGACAACCCGAAAAAGCGAAAGCAGATATGCAAACTGCCAGCAAAATAGGGATAAACAGCAGTACTGCCTTAGACGAAACATTACAAAACTACGATCGCGCGTGGAAAGCCCTCGGTAACCTATGAGATATTTGACAACCGCGGAGATCCTGGAAGTTGTCGAGGGACATGTTGGGACCTACCACTTGCTGGATGAAAGTCGGTTACACTACTTGGTTGAAGCGGTTAAGGGGAAATTTGGTGATACAGAACTCTATCCAACTTTATTCCAGAAAGCCGCTGTATATGCCCACCATATCGTTACCGGACATATATTTCTCGACGGAAACAAGCGTGTCGGCATGCATTGTGCAATCTTGTTTTTGGAATTTAACGGTTGCGCCCTGCGTCTTGACATTGAGGATTCAATCATTGAGCTCGGTTTCAAAATTGCCGATGGCACCATCACGGATATTGAGGTCATCGCGGCCCACATAGAATCATGGGTTTTGTAACAAACAGATATTGATGCTGTCGTAATACCGAGAACCAGAGCCTATGTCATTAACCCTCCTCGACTCACTACCCTGACAGCCCCCAAAAAGTGACTTGACAAAACCTGTCTAAAATGATAGACTGACTTTAAACAAGGGAACCTGAAATCTATGCCCTTAGTTCTTAAAGAAAAAGAAAGGAAGCAATATGGCATCACAAAATGAACTGCGGTCAATGTTAGACGCACCCGTTGGCTTAGCCCCAAATACCTACCTACATTTTTATAACGGTGGAAAGCTCCGTGCCGAGTTTATGGGTGAACCCGATCCGAAAGATGATTATTACTCCGAAGAATGGATCTTTTCCACAAACCGGGCAATCACACCCGGCAGAGAGAATCCACCCGACAAAGGACTCAGTCGCATCCAACTCCCCGGTGGCGAGATCGTCCTGCTGAAAGCACTGCTGGACGCATTTCCGGAAGAGACACTCGGTAGCGCGCACGTCGACAAATACGGCACTGAATTGGGTGTACTTCTCAAGATTTTTGATGTCGGTGAAGGGGCACATATCCCCATCCATTGGCATCCAAACCCCGACTTCTCCCAAAAACACCTCAATTCTCCCTTCGGTAAGAACGAAGCGTGGATCCTCATCGGCACCCGTCCGGGCGCGAAGGCGTGGATAGGTTGGAAAGAGGCGATAGACAAAGCAGAATTCCGCCGCCTGATGGAAGCGCAAGACGTGCCAACGCTACGGAGTCTGATGCACGTTGTAGAACCGAAAGTTGGCGAAGTCTATTTTTTACGGACACCGATTGTCCATTCACTCGGCACAGGACTCTGCGTTCTCGAACCACAAGAGCCGACCGACTGGAACATCCTCGCGGAATGGGAAGGTTTTCCGTTTGAAAGGGATGATGGGCACCTCGGACTCGGATGGGATCTCGCCGTAGATGCCGCTGAGTTTGATAAATTGGAACTCGACTATCTCAACAACTACATCCGCCGCACACCGGAACCCGTCCGAGCGGAAGGCGATAACCGAGAGGATCGGATCGTGCCGGAGGAAGCCTCGAAATTCTTTGGATGCTCGCGTCTAACAGTGAATTCGACGCTCAGTATGCCAGCAGACAAAGGGTTTTACGCGCTCGTGACTTTGGGCGGCGAAGGCGTGCTGCGTGGCGATTTTGAGGATGTCCCGCTCAAACGCGGCAAATCTGTCTTTATTCCACGATGCTTGTCGAGTTATGTCATTGTTAGCATAGGTGATACACCGATGGAGATCATCTGTTGTTACCCGCCAAGCCTTTAAAAGTAGCAGGCACACACCGCGTGCCGTAACAGCACTAAAAATAGCAGGCACGCGCCGCGTGCCATAGCAATAGCGCGCAATGTTAGATTTTAAACCTCCTAAGCCGAATACGGCTCTGATTCAGGTTGCGAAAGGACTTGTCCCGCTCGTCAACCGCTTATTTTTGAAGGGGTTAACGCTGGATATAGACGCAGAATCCATTGCTCGTCTAAAAAAAGTAGATGGACACCCTACTGTATTAGCCCCGAACCACGCGGCGCGCGCTGACCCTGCTGTTATGTTTCTTTTGTCCAAACGGCTCTCTCAGCAGTATTACTACATGACTGCCCGCGAGACCTATGGCACAGGGAAATTCGGGGGCTTACGCGGTTTTCTGATGCAACGATTCGGGGCGTATTCCATCGTGCGTGGCACTGCTGACCGGAACGCATTTCGCACAACACGGGAGCTCCTATCAGAACGCGATTCGTCCCTTGTTATTTTCGCCGAAGGCGAAATCTCACGGCAGAACGATACCGTCATGCGTTTTGAGAGAGGCATCGTTCAGCTCTGCTTCTGGGCTTTGGACGATATGGCGAAGGCGGAAGTTGACAAACCGCTGTATATGGTTCCGATCGGGATCAAATACCATTATCCACGGGACATGTGGGACAACATTGATGCCGCCCTCACGGAATTGGAGCGGAGCATTCTCCCCCCTGCGGATCGAACCCCGATTGAACGCTATGAACGGTTACGGCGTATCGGTGTGGCGATATTCAAAACGCTTGTAGCGGAATACCAATATAAAGTGGACGAGACCGTGCCGCTCGATATACACATCCAGAAGATGAAAGAACAGATCTTGTCCCATGCCGAACAGATCATGGGTATCCACTCCGATGCCGACGTTCTCACGAGAGTGCGGGCATTGAAAAATTTGGTCGATGCCGAGGTCTATAAGGACATCGAGCAGATGACGGCGTATGAGCGGAAGATACACGAAGAACTGCTCCAGAAATTCCAGCGATTCTATCCCGATCTGGAGCGGTTAATTAATTTTATAGCGATTTCAGATGGATATGTCGCAGAAGAACGCTCCCCTGAGCGATTTCTTGAAGTGATTGTGCGTCTGGAGAGAGAAGTCTTTGGCACGTCAAAAATCCGGGGACCGCGGGTCGCATCCGTCCGTGTCGGTGAACCCAAAAATCTCCGAGATTGTTACGATACCTACAAGGCACAGAAAAGAGAAACGGTGGAGCAGATAACCCTTGAACTTGAAACAACGGTTCGGACGTTGGTCACGGGTGTATCCTAATTCTGCTGCGCCGCAAGGTAAAATTAAAAGTAAGGAGAGAAACATGGCAAAAAAATTGTCCATTG is from Candidatus Poribacteria bacterium and encodes:
- a CDS encoding tetratricopeptide repeat protein; amino-acid sequence: MMLQSNLNHLASNAASIPLNSYISPRNRNDVAVNDPKYISMFNKDNIGVNEASIYNYRGIDCCEKGKFDEGIEHFNTVIALVPKFAGAYYNRGTAYAQKGDFDNAITDYTKAIDLKSDYVAAYINRGNAYDKKGDFDKAIEDHTKAIHLNPDDANVYYNRGIAYADKGDFDAAIGDFTKVIHLNPNDTYAYCNRGTVYSRNDEFDLALEDFNTAIGLDPKFAAAYFQRGIAHDSKGESEKALEDYNTAIKLEPNFAPSYNLRGLYYSAKGEYKQAIKDFSRTIELKEDLSGIGALGFEIVVFAYMAYCVRGMIYHSKGEIDLAITDFTKAIELYPKFAEVYVRRGIELNPKLEEVYVSRGMAYTKKGEFERAIVDYAEAIALKPDDADAYYRRSKVWLHLGQPEKAKADMQTASKIGINSSTALDETLQNYDRAWKALGNL
- a CDS encoding type II toxin-antitoxin system death-on-curing family toxin; the protein is MRYLTTAEILEVVEGHVGTYHLLDESRLHYLVEAVKGKFGDTELYPTLFQKAAVYAHHIVTGHIFLDGNKRVGMHCAILFLEFNGCALRLDIEDSIIELGFKIADGTITDIEVIAAHIESWVL
- a CDS encoding 1-acyl-sn-glycerol-3-phosphate acyltransferase gives rise to the protein MLDFKPPKPNTALIQVAKGLVPLVNRLFLKGLTLDIDAESIARLKKVDGHPTVLAPNHAARADPAVMFLLSKRLSQQYYYMTARETYGTGKFGGLRGFLMQRFGAYSIVRGTADRNAFRTTRELLSERDSSLVIFAEGEISRQNDTVMRFERGIVQLCFWALDDMAKAEVDKPLYMVPIGIKYHYPRDMWDNIDAALTELERSILPPADRTPIERYERLRRIGVAIFKTLVAEYQYKVDETVPLDIHIQKMKEQILSHAEQIMGIHSDADVLTRVRALKNLVDAEVYKDIEQMTAYERKIHEELLQKFQRFYPDLERLINFIAISDGYVAEERSPERFLEVIVRLEREVFGTSKIRGPRVASVRVGEPKNLRDCYDTYKAQKRETVEQITLELETTVRTLVTGVS